Proteins co-encoded in one Stomoxys calcitrans chromosome 5, idStoCalc2.1, whole genome shotgun sequence genomic window:
- the LOC106092635 gene encoding fibrinogen-like protein 1, with the protein MKCLKIITILYYFIQLTSASLDTNQNFTLYEDGPDPHLGDILKSGQEIIKLRLQIVDFNMEKQNQTLMEINHRMLILEENFTKLFKIIEGQQNSRSLLTGEGYESMTEDAINWESGNVTLRTTNIDEIVAPKKKNANATERIFMTELHEKEEPKLCKLKANDKLSCTELALPATCKDSNEFNCIQNKCRIKNAIYGDKSFWATCDGDWTIIQRRINGSVNFRRNWQEYKQGFGEFEGEFWLGLDKIHSITNVSGPVQLHIRMQDVDNVWKYAQYETFSIGNEAALYKLNPPGTYSGNAGNSFDIHRGEAFSTYDKDNDKKSDKNCADYLQGGWWYYHCDLSENESNLNGVYYKGGVIVPDKPGIYWKEFRGTAQSLQFVEMKIRPKS; encoded by the exons ATGAAGTGTCTAAAGATTATTAcgattttatattattttattcaaCTGACGAGTGCAAGTTTAGAT ACAAATCAGAACTTTACCTTATACGAAGATGGACCCGACCCCCATTTGGGtgatatattaaaatctggccAAGAAATCATTAAACTGCGTTTGCAAATTGTCGATTTCAATATGGAGAAACAAAATCAAACACTTATGGAAATCAATCACAGAATGCTAATTCTAgaggaaaatttcacaaaactaTTCAAAATAATCGAAGGTCAACAAAATTCAAGGAGTCTATTAACAGGAGAAGGGTATGAGTCAATGACTGAAGATGCCATTAATTGGGAGAGTGGCAATGTGACTTTAAGGACTACGAACATTGACGAAATTGttgcaccaaaaaaaaaaaatgcgaatGCAACAGAAAGGATTTTTATGACGGAATTGCACGAAAAGG AGGAACCCAAATTGTGCAAATTAAAGGCCAATGACAAATTGAGTTG TACTGAACTCGCTCTTCCTGCTACTTGCAAAGATTCCAATGAGTTTAACTGTATTCAAAATAAGTGTCGCATTAAAAATGCCATTTATGGCGACAAATCCTTTTGGGCTACTTGTGATGGCGATTGGACGATTATACAACGACGCATTAATGGCTCCGTCAACTTTCGTCGTAATTGGCAGGAATATAAACAAGGATTCGGAGAATTTGAGGGGGAATTTTGGCTGGGATTGGATAAAATACACTCAATCACCAATGTCAGTGGACCCGTGCAACTTCATATACGAATGCAGGATGTTGACAACGTTTGGAAGTATGCCCAATATGAAACCTTTTCCATTGGCAATGAGGCAGCATTGTATAAATTAAATCCCCCCGGGACTTATTCGGGAAATGCTGGCAACTCATTTGATATTCATCGTGGAGAGGCATTTTCGACTTATGACAAAGATAACGATaagaaatccgataaaaattgtgccGACTATCTGCAGGGCGGTTGGTGGTACTACCATTGTGATCTCAG CGAAAATGAGAGTAATTTAAATGGTGTCTACTATAAGGGGGGTGTCATAGTTCCAGACAAACCGGGCATATATTGGAAAGAGTTTCGTGGTACAGCCCAATCGCTGCAGTTTGTGGAAATGAAAATTCGACCGAAGAGTTGA